TTTTAGAAGCAGCTAAGGACGTTGGGAGTTCTCAAACTGAAGGTGTAAGTAACGTCAGCGATGATTTAGTAGAAAAAGCATTAGAAAAAGGTGAACGAAAAAATTAAGTTTGTCTGTATCGTACAAGAAATAAATTCTTTCTAAAAATATTGAGCCTACTCCGATTAACGGAGTAGGCTTTGTTTTGATAGTTTTATTCTACAAAGGTGAAGACACTTTTCAAAGGTTTGTAATAGCTCTTGGTTTGAGCATTTAACAACTTTTGATTACTTCTAACAGCTCGCTGGGATGGCTAATCAAAAAATCTGGATTTTGCTTCGCTAGTGCTTGTAATGAATTGAATCCCCAAGTTACTGCAATTACTTGGATATTTGCTTTTTTCGACGCTTCGATATCTCTAGTTTCATCTCCAACATAAATTACTTCTTGTGGCTTGAGTTGCCTTTGCCTTAATACATTATTAATGATTGTAGTTTTACCAAAAATTGTGATGCCTGAATATATAAAGTTAAATAAGTGATCCAAATTATTAATTGTGAGAAATTGAGTCACATTCTCTTGAGAATTAGAAGTGATGATTCCCAGCTTATATCCTTCACTTTGAAGTTCTATTAAAGCTTCTTGGATTCCCGGAATTGGTTT
This region of Nostoc sp. UHCC 0302 genomic DNA includes:
- a CDS encoding HAD-IA family hydrolase, producing MTQKVIIFDFDGTIADTVDALVSIANRLAVDFGYIQITPEQLDYLKNLTSREIIKYSGVSLFKIPFLVKKVKSELKSKIPELKPIPGIQEALIELQSEGYKLGIITSNSQENVTQFLTINNLDHLFNFIYSGITIFGKTTIINNVLRQRQLKPQEVIYVGDETRDIEASKKANIQVIAVTWGFNSLQALAKQNPDFLISHPSELLEVIKSC